One Deinococcus reticulitermitis genomic region harbors:
- a CDS encoding MFS transporter: MPADFQAWRRRTFSALRHPNYRRYWFSQLLSLTGSWMQATAQQYLVLELSGNSSRALALVTVAQFLPSLLLSLFAGAVVDRVSRRRVLLTTQIMLMLTAVALAVTTHLGIVTVPLVMAIAFIGGVANAFDMPARQTMVVDFVPRSDVPNAVALNSLSFNVSRTIGQAVFGLVAALGTALLAGGRADDVARLALPFYLNVASFFVVLFVIATLPFPPKDEPSGHSMAEDVREGLRYVRATPGVRNVMLLVGALSLTIINFNVIIPYYARVVFGAREAAFGLLSAAFGVGAMAGALWQASRPNPLRNLRLGGLLLVGSSVALAATPGVMLGSVVLVLCGFGMLTFLVSANSAVQLSIPDHLRGRVMSLYSFVLVGMGPPGAYIASTLISRQGPLGPRWGLVVLAALGLVSLGLLWLRLPRQLPTPQEAAASASAAAD, encoded by the coding sequence GTGCCTGCCGACTTTCAGGCGTGGCGCCGCCGAACATTCAGCGCGCTGCGTCACCCCAACTACCGCCGTTACTGGTTTTCGCAACTGCTCTCCCTGACCGGCTCCTGGATGCAGGCCACCGCTCAGCAGTACCTTGTCCTCGAACTCTCGGGCAACAGCAGCCGGGCGCTCGCGCTCGTGACCGTGGCCCAGTTTCTGCCGAGCCTGCTGCTTTCGCTGTTCGCCGGAGCGGTGGTGGACCGGGTCTCGCGCCGCCGCGTGCTGCTCACCACCCAGATCATGCTGATGCTCACCGCCGTGGCGCTCGCGGTGACCACCCACCTCGGGATCGTGACGGTGCCGCTGGTGATGGCGATCGCTTTTATCGGTGGGGTGGCCAACGCCTTTGACATGCCCGCCCGTCAGACGATGGTGGTGGACTTTGTGCCGCGCAGCGACGTCCCCAACGCGGTGGCGCTCAACAGCCTGTCGTTCAATGTGAGCCGCACCATCGGTCAGGCGGTCTTCGGGCTGGTGGCGGCGCTCGGCACCGCGCTGCTCGCCGGGGGGCGGGCCGACGATGTCGCGCGCCTCGCGCTGCCCTTCTACCTCAACGTGGCGTCGTTTTTTGTCGTGCTGTTCGTGATCGCGACGCTGCCCTTCCCACCGAAAGACGAGCCGTCGGGCCACTCGATGGCTGAGGACGTGCGCGAGGGCCTGCGCTACGTGCGCGCCACCCCCGGCGTGCGCAACGTGATGCTGCTCGTCGGGGCGCTGAGCCTCACCATCATCAATTTCAACGTGATCATTCCCTACTACGCCCGCGTGGTGTTCGGGGCGCGTGAGGCGGCCTTCGGCCTGCTCTCGGCGGCGTTCGGTGTGGGCGCGATGGCGGGGGCGCTGTGGCAGGCGAGCCGGCCCAATCCGCTGCGGAACCTGCGCCTCGGCGGGCTGCTGCTGGTGGGAAGTTCGGTGGCACTGGCCGCCACGCCGGGCGTGATGCTCGGCAGTGTGGTCCTTGTGCTGTGCGGCTTCGGGATGCTGACTTTCCTGGTAAGCGCGAACTCGGCGGTGCAGCTCTCGATTCCCGATCACCTGCGCGGGCGGGTGATGAGTCTGTATTCCTTCGTGCTCGTCGGCATGGGCCCGCCCGGAGCCTACATCGCCAGCACCTTGATCAGCCGCCAGGGGCCGCTCGGCCCGCGCTGGGGGCTGGTGGTTCTCGCCGCCCTGGGGCTCGTGTCGCTCGGACTGCTGTGGCTGCGGCTGCCGCGCCAGTTGCCCACCCCGCAGGAGGCGGCAGCGTCGGCCTCGGCAGCGGCGGACTGA
- the lepB gene encoding signal peptidase I → MVEPPAPAQTPPAHSNRAALREFWRVWILGALLPVYLVTTFVATLARVDGESMEPTLQSGHVLVLLKYPRWLRAWGLGGDYARHGAVVIFKAPADSPYAYETLYGVRHRPYNIKRVVGLPGDVIAFRDGQLYRNGEVVAESYASREGYVSDEGPLTVPPGKLWVIGDNRRTGESLDSRSYGPVDLRDVAGPVTWRLWPAPGRLGLP, encoded by the coding sequence GTGGTTGAGCCTCCCGCCCCCGCTCAGACGCCGCCGGCGCACTCCAATCGCGCGGCGCTGCGCGAATTCTGGCGGGTGTGGATTCTGGGCGCGCTGCTCCCGGTCTATCTCGTGACCACCTTCGTCGCCACCCTCGCCCGCGTGGACGGCGAGAGCATGGAGCCGACCCTGCAAAGCGGTCACGTCCTCGTGCTGCTCAAGTACCCGCGCTGGCTGCGCGCCTGGGGACTGGGGGGCGACTACGCCAGGCACGGCGCCGTCGTGATCTTCAAGGCGCCGGCAGACAGCCCCTACGCCTACGAGACGCTCTACGGCGTGCGTCACCGGCCCTACAACATCAAGCGTGTGGTCGGGCTGCCCGGCGACGTGATCGCCTTCCGGGACGGACAGCTTTACCGCAACGGCGAGGTGGTGGCCGAGAGCTACGCGAGCCGCGAGGGGTACGTGAGCGATGAGGGACCGCTGACCGTGCCGCCCGGCAAGCTGTGGGTGATCGGTGACAACCGCCGCACCGGTGAGAGCCTGGACTCGCGGAGCTACGGCCCGGTCGACCTGCGCGACGTGGCCGGCCCGGTGACCTGGCGGCTGTGGCCCGCGCCGGGGCGGCTTGGCCTGCCCTGA
- a CDS encoding response regulator transcription factor: MTPGQLVLIVEDEPDIAEVLEVYLRREGFRTERASTGPGALRLHRAARPDLVLLDVNLPELDGFEVLRRIRETAQTPVIMVTAFAEDLDKLLGLKMGADDYVVKPFSPLEVVARVGAVLRRAGVQTGGQPLRFAGLELDPLAVRVRVAGHRLDVTMTEYRLLEHLLRHRGRVCTRAELLEVALPDSDALERVIDTHLWNLRRKLEAAGQRNIIQTVRGVGFRLADE; the protein is encoded by the coding sequence GTGACCCCAGGTCAACTCGTACTGATCGTGGAAGACGAGCCGGATATTGCCGAGGTGCTGGAGGTGTATTTGCGCCGCGAGGGGTTCCGCACGGAACGGGCCAGCACCGGCCCAGGGGCCCTGCGCCTGCACCGCGCGGCCCGGCCCGATCTGGTGTTGCTGGATGTCAATCTGCCTGAGCTCGACGGCTTCGAGGTGCTGCGGCGCATCCGGGAAACGGCACAGACGCCCGTCATCATGGTCACGGCGTTCGCGGAGGACCTGGACAAACTGCTGGGCCTCAAGATGGGCGCGGACGACTACGTGGTCAAGCCCTTCAGCCCGCTGGAGGTGGTCGCCCGCGTGGGGGCCGTGCTGCGCCGCGCCGGAGTGCAGACAGGGGGGCAACCGCTGCGTTTTGCCGGGCTCGAACTCGACCCGCTGGCCGTGCGGGTGCGGGTGGCTGGGCACCGCCTCGACGTGACCATGACCGAGTACCGCCTGCTCGAACATCTGCTGCGGCACCGGGGCCGGGTGTGTACCCGGGCGGAACTGCTGGAAGTGGCCCTGCCTGACTCCGACGCGCTGGAACGGGTGATCGACACCCACCTGTGGAACCTGCGCCGGAAACTGGAGGCAGCGGGGCAGCGGAACATCATTCAGACGGTGCGTGGCGTGGGCTTCCGGTTGGCGGACGAATGA
- the truB gene encoding tRNA pseudouridine(55) synthase TruB, with protein sequence MPVIAVDKPLHLTSHDVVARARRQLGTKRVGHTGTLDPLATGVVVLCVDGSTKLVQFMEADTKAYLAWISLGAGTPTLDAEGPIDERVSVPPLSEATVREVLASFLGPQQQIPPQYSALQVGGVRAYAVARAGGALELPARPVNIHALDLLGIFPSVQAAPRTFDPQGWAPAPEGRTFTLPEPLGAFPTLLVRAEVGSGTYLRSLARDVGAALGVPAHLAGLVRTRAGRYRLSEAVSLEALPDAPVISDLDALDFPQIEADERLARELRQGKRPAHGLRGRATVTLGGELVAVVDGDGEQLRVVRAWA encoded by the coding sequence ATGCCCGTGATCGCCGTCGACAAGCCGCTTCACCTGACCTCACACGACGTGGTGGCGCGCGCGCGGCGACAACTGGGCACCAAAAGGGTCGGGCACACCGGCACGCTCGACCCGCTGGCGACCGGGGTGGTCGTGCTGTGTGTGGACGGCAGCACCAAACTCGTGCAGTTCATGGAGGCCGACACCAAGGCGTACCTCGCCTGGATCAGCCTCGGCGCCGGCACGCCCACCCTCGACGCCGAGGGGCCAATCGATGAGCGCGTCTCCGTCCCCCCGCTGAGCGAGGCCACCGTGCGCGAGGTGCTGGCCTCCTTCCTCGGCCCGCAGCAACAGATTCCGCCTCAGTACTCCGCGCTTCAGGTGGGTGGCGTGCGGGCCTACGCGGTGGCGCGCGCCGGAGGAGCACTCGAGCTGCCTGCCCGCCCGGTGAACATTCACGCCCTTGACCTGCTCGGGATCTTTCCCAGTGTGCAGGCCGCGCCGCGCACCTTTGATCCCCAGGGGTGGGCGCCTGCCCCCGAGGGCCGGACCTTCACCCTGCCGGAGCCGCTCGGCGCCTTTCCCACCCTGCTCGTGCGGGCGGAAGTCGGCAGCGGCACCTACCTGCGCTCGCTCGCCCGCGACGTGGGGGCGGCGCTCGGCGTGCCCGCGCATCTCGCGGGATTGGTCCGGACCCGCGCGGGCCGCTACCGGCTGTCGGAGGCCGTGAGCCTGGAGGCGTTGCCGGATGCGCCCGTGATCTCGGACCTGGATGCGCTCGATTTCCCGCAAATCGAGGCCGACGAGCGCCTCGCCCGCGAGCTGCGTCAGGGCAAGCGGCCAGCGCACGGGCTCCGGGGACGGGCCACCGTGACCCTCGGCGGTGAGCTGGTCGCGGTGGTGGACGGTGACGGCGAGCAGCTGCGGGTCGTGCGGGCCTGGGCCTGA
- a CDS encoding LysM peptidoglycan-binding domain-containing protein, whose amino-acid sequence MTRPFLLAPLMTAALTLNLGVSAEAKTVQAAAPAASTPSGGPDAGSAVVTVIVQRGETAYSIAKRNGLSIDQLLSLNNLATPDLEVGQMLLVRAPIHVTQRGDTLYAVARQYGVSVDALLAANLLPRDSKLEIGQTLKVPFVSTSVLASAPAAPAGLALSPAPKAPTTPALGAQSVSLKAAALREGPAAPTAGVPSTASAEPQTFSAPPGLGSAEWYTRAMELLGTPYVLGGTSRTGLDCSGFVLQVFAPLGVTLPRRSIDQARAGLPVDDSELQPGDLVFFDTLGQGKVSHVGIYLGDDRFVNANSYHNKVVVDRLKSDKYWAPRYLGARRVMMDLTANR is encoded by the coding sequence ATGACGCGACCCTTTCTGCTGGCCCCGCTGATGACCGCCGCCCTGACGCTGAACCTGGGGGTGAGCGCCGAGGCCAAGACTGTGCAGGCTGCTGCGCCCGCCGCCAGCACGCCGAGTGGGGGACCGGACGCGGGCAGCGCCGTCGTCACGGTGATCGTGCAGCGTGGGGAGACGGCCTACAGCATCGCCAAGCGTAACGGCCTGAGCATCGATCAACTGCTTTCGCTCAACAACCTCGCGACGCCGGACCTCGAAGTCGGCCAGATGCTGCTCGTGCGCGCGCCAATTCACGTCACGCAGCGCGGCGATACCCTCTACGCCGTCGCCCGGCAGTACGGCGTGAGCGTCGACGCCCTTCTCGCCGCCAACCTGCTTCCGCGCGACTCCAAACTCGAGATCGGGCAGACGCTCAAGGTTCCTTTCGTCTCCACCTCCGTTCTCGCTTCCGCGCCCGCTGCCCCAGCGGGCCTCGCTTTGTCGCCCGCGCCCAAGGCGCCGACCACCCCGGCACTCGGCGCCCAGAGTGTGAGCCTGAAGGCCGCCGCGCTGCGGGAAGGCCCGGCGGCGCCCACGGCGGGTGTGCCCAGTACCGCCAGCGCCGAGCCGCAGACCTTCTCCGCACCTCCCGGCCTGGGCTCGGCGGAGTGGTATACCCGCGCGATGGAGCTGCTCGGCACCCCCTACGTCCTCGGCGGCACCTCGCGCACAGGGCTCGATTGCAGCGGTTTCGTGTTGCAGGTCTTCGCACCGCTCGGCGTAACGCTGCCCCGGCGCAGCATCGATCAGGCGCGGGCGGGCCTCCCGGTCGACGACAGCGAGCTTCAGCCCGGCGACCTCGTCTTCTTCGACACGCTCGGTCAGGGTAAGGTCTCGCACGTCGGCATCTACCTCGGCGACGACCGTTTCGTGAACGCCAACTCCTATCACAACAAGGTGGTCGTGGACCGCCTCAAGAGCGATAAATACTGGGCGCCGCGCTACCTCGGCGCCCGGCGCGTGATGATGGACCTGACGGCGAACCGCTGA
- a CDS encoding sensor histidine kinase, translating into MKAPPETLWQAVWRGWNSLAADLYKTMLGLMLFTSFTGFIVLSYAWSVFMDEVQRQTKELLTAQFQLPPSQLDPLFAQARWRSETTLNVDEVRSLFMFSLVLLFAVLALLAWWSARRFARPLTHLSAAASRLTTGDFTARAVLSRRLNRRSDETARLLRDFNVMAASLERLERERRYSVAAIAHELRTPVTVLRGRLEGVRDGVLPATSQELEKLIGHADLLSRLIEDLQLLSLSDAGELRLDLAPVEVQDVLIRLHADHGLKARAQQVDLLLKLPSPPVKVMGDRRRLQQVVQNLLTNALRHTPPHGTVWIALEAEAGAVHIDIRNTGTGFTAEALNRAFERFYSGPDRERGRSGSGLGLAISKSLIKAHGGEMRLFNTETGAGVQITLTALTGDEPLNRATD; encoded by the coding sequence ATGAAGGCGCCACCGGAGACGCTGTGGCAGGCCGTGTGGCGCGGCTGGAATTCGCTGGCCGCCGACCTCTACAAAACCATGCTGGGGTTGATGCTGTTCACCTCATTCACCGGGTTCATCGTCCTCAGTTACGCCTGGTCCGTGTTCATGGATGAGGTGCAGCGCCAGACCAAAGAGCTGCTCACCGCCCAGTTTCAGCTTCCCCCGAGCCAACTTGATCCCCTCTTTGCACAGGCAAGGTGGCGGTCTGAGACCACCCTGAATGTGGACGAGGTCCGGTCCCTGTTCATGTTCAGCTTGGTGCTGCTCTTCGCGGTGCTGGCCCTGCTTGCCTGGTGGTCAGCCAGGCGGTTTGCCCGCCCGTTGACGCACCTCTCGGCTGCCGCGAGCCGGCTGACCACCGGGGACTTCACGGCCCGCGCCGTGCTGAGCCGCCGTCTGAACCGGCGCAGTGATGAGACGGCGAGGCTCCTCAGAGACTTCAACGTCATGGCCGCGTCCCTGGAACGGCTGGAGCGGGAACGGCGCTACAGCGTGGCCGCCATCGCCCACGAACTCCGGACGCCGGTCACCGTGCTGCGCGGGCGGCTGGAAGGCGTGCGTGACGGTGTGTTGCCCGCTACCTCGCAGGAACTGGAGAAACTGATCGGTCACGCCGACCTGCTGTCCAGACTGATTGAGGATTTGCAACTTCTTTCGCTGTCTGATGCGGGTGAATTGCGGCTCGACCTGGCTCCTGTAGAGGTGCAGGACGTCCTGATCCGTCTGCACGCGGATCATGGTTTGAAAGCTCGAGCCCAGCAGGTTGACCTTCTCCTGAAGCTCCCTTCCCCACCGGTCAAGGTGATGGGGGACCGGCGACGGTTGCAACAGGTGGTTCAGAACTTGCTGACCAATGCTCTTCGCCACACGCCGCCGCACGGTACCGTCTGGATCGCGCTCGAAGCGGAGGCCGGGGCCGTTCACATCGACATTCGCAATACGGGTACCGGGTTCACGGCCGAGGCCCTGAACCGGGCGTTCGAACGGTTCTACAGCGGCCCGGACCGGGAACGCGGGCGCAGCGGAAGTGGGCTGGGGCTGGCCATCTCGAAATCATTGATCAAGGCCCACGGCGGCGAGATGAGGCTGTTCAACACCGAAACTGGAGCAGG
- a CDS encoding DUF6326 family protein — protein sequence MTRQAPINSALKDPPIPVQVKLAAAWTSFMFLYVYVDILAFYKPGVINDILAGVVWKFETNQAWAITALTLLAVPILMVVLSTTLPARANRVTNLIVGLVQIPFAAFNAVGQVGGSWFSFYVLGVALELIVLAFILRSAWTWPRTPAVPVGSATTDLRQARSTRSGNPTV from the coding sequence ATGACACGACAGGCCCCCATCAACAGCGCCCTCAAGGACCCGCCGATCCCCGTGCAGGTCAAGCTCGCCGCCGCATGGACCAGTTTCATGTTCCTCTACGTCTACGTCGACATCCTCGCCTTCTACAAGCCCGGCGTCATCAATGACATCCTCGCCGGCGTGGTCTGGAAGTTCGAAACCAACCAGGCCTGGGCGATCACGGCGCTGACCCTCCTGGCAGTGCCGATCCTCATGGTCGTGCTGTCGACGACGCTGCCCGCCCGGGCCAACCGCGTCACGAACCTCATCGTGGGCCTGGTACAGATCCCCTTCGCGGCCTTCAATGCGGTGGGTCAGGTCGGCGGGTCGTGGTTCTCCTTCTACGTCCTTGGCGTCGCACTTGAGCTGATCGTTCTCGCCTTCATTCTGCGCTCCGCCTGGACGTGGCCTCGTACCCCCGCCGTCCCAGTCGGCAGCGCGACCACTGACCTTCGACAGGCCAGGTCAACGCGCTCGGGAAATCCAACGGTGTGA
- a CDS encoding VanW family protein codes for MTRATTFALLGLSAAALLGGALAVGVAAQSSVLAPGLSVGGVPVGGLSPEAATAAVRAAHPTPQLEVRAGGKSWKLSAAKLGYQVDVERGLRAAQRASEARDWLERARAVIGQHTEQAFPVTVKVNAAAAQKTLEALTAGMGTPPVNATVGFDSGTRRYRVLTPDRPGRTPDAAAAAQAYAANPKLRQLEVPVTEAQAKFTAKKLGEHAALGNALIRPVTVKLAGADRAGTLAPLQLANLYWVKAEGIVPDEKTLKAAFESLSYQIDQPAQNARYGWRDGVWGKVGEKPGRVVGDGAYEAFRKGIFDPQVRTITLPSQAQQPTLKLADLPSPAGLELIARGESTYYGSSPERRTNVAVAASKIDGTVVAAGQDFSFLQALGGITADNGFVGGLIISGGRTVDGLGGGVCQVSTTAFRALYLAGLPVVERNQHSYRVGYYEPQVGFEAAVYDPGVDLKMKNDTGAALLIRAVNNDAASRLTVEVWGKKPPRTVTVSPAVILARTAHPPARYVFNPNLPAGVSKQVDWAQDGFNLYITRTIKTPWSTRTDRVDTVYKPWQAVYEYGPRAGALARR; via the coding sequence ATGACGCGAGCGACAACCTTTGCCCTCCTCGGCCTGAGCGCGGCGGCCCTGCTCGGCGGCGCCCTGGCGGTGGGGGTCGCCGCCCAGAGCAGTGTGCTGGCTCCCGGCCTGAGCGTGGGCGGCGTCCCCGTCGGTGGCCTGAGTCCTGAGGCGGCCACCGCCGCCGTGCGCGCGGCCCACCCCACGCCGCAACTTGAAGTGCGGGCCGGCGGAAAAAGCTGGAAGCTCAGCGCGGCCAAGCTCGGCTATCAGGTGGATGTGGAGCGTGGCCTGCGCGCCGCCCAGAGGGCGAGCGAGGCCCGCGACTGGCTCGAGCGCGCGCGCGCCGTGATCGGCCAGCACACCGAGCAGGCGTTTCCGGTGACGGTCAAGGTGAACGCGGCAGCGGCGCAAAAGACCCTCGAGGCCCTCACCGCCGGGATGGGCACGCCGCCGGTCAACGCGACGGTGGGCTTTGACAGCGGGACGCGCCGTTACCGCGTCCTGACCCCGGACCGGCCCGGCCGCACTCCAGACGCGGCGGCGGCGGCGCAGGCGTATGCGGCCAATCCAAAGCTGCGGCAGCTCGAGGTGCCGGTCACTGAAGCCCAGGCGAAATTTACGGCGAAAAAGCTCGGCGAACATGCGGCCTTGGGCAACGCCCTGATTCGCCCGGTCACCGTCAAGCTCGCTGGCGCCGACCGCGCCGGCACCCTCGCCCCGCTGCAACTCGCCAACCTCTACTGGGTGAAGGCCGAGGGCATCGTGCCTGACGAGAAAACCCTCAAGGCGGCCTTCGAGAGCCTGAGTTACCAGATCGACCAGCCCGCCCAGAACGCCCGCTACGGCTGGCGGGACGGCGTGTGGGGCAAGGTGGGCGAAAAGCCGGGGCGTGTGGTTGGGGACGGAGCCTACGAGGCCTTTCGCAAAGGCATTTTCGATCCCCAGGTACGCACCATCACCCTCCCCTCGCAGGCGCAGCAGCCGACCCTGAAACTCGCCGACCTGCCGAGCCCCGCCGGCCTCGAACTGATCGCGCGCGGCGAGAGCACCTACTACGGCAGCTCGCCCGAACGCCGCACCAACGTTGCGGTCGCCGCCTCCAAGATCGACGGCACGGTGGTGGCGGCGGGGCAGGACTTCAGCTTCCTCCAGGCGCTCGGCGGCATCACCGCCGACAACGGCTTCGTGGGCGGGCTGATCATCAGCGGCGGGCGCACGGTGGACGGCCTCGGGGGCGGGGTCTGTCAGGTCAGCACCACCGCCTTCCGCGCGCTCTACCTCGCCGGGCTGCCGGTCGTCGAGCGCAACCAGCACTCCTACCGGGTGGGGTACTACGAGCCTCAGGTGGGCTTTGAGGCCGCCGTGTACGACCCCGGCGTCGATCTCAAGATGAAAAACGATACCGGCGCCGCCCTCCTGATCCGCGCCGTCAACAACGACGCGGCGAGTCGCCTCACCGTCGAGGTCTGGGGCAAGAAGCCGCCGCGTACGGTGACGGTTTCACCAGCTGTCATTCTCGCGCGCACCGCCCACCCGCCGGCCAGGTACGTGTTCAACCCGAACCTCCCCGCCGGAGTGAGCAAGCAGGTCGACTGGGCCCAGGACGGCTTTAACCTCTACATCACCCGCACCATCAAGACCCCCTGGAGCACCCGCACCGACCGCGTTGACACGGTTTACAAGCCCTGGCAGGCTGTCTACGAGTACGGCCCGAGGGCGGGCGCCCTGGCCCGCCGCTGA
- a CDS encoding DUF2306 domain-containing protein, producing MQRRVYELHTVGLAAHILSGMVALTLGPLGFLPTLRLKRPRRHRTVGRVHVLAVLLGGVAGLHMAMFAYMGGMTGLGFALLACLWLYRGARAFLSIRRGHVQAHRRWMIRNHALTLRAVRLRVQLLALRPGLDFESSYVVVAWSSWLVRDRFYTDPSEARRGHDPLPSSFSIRSLMSPLLGDGSSPL from the coding sequence GTGCAGCGACGTGTATATGAGCTGCACACAGTAGGCCTTGCGGCGCACATTCTGAGCGGGATGGTGGCGCTGACCCTGGGGCCGCTTGGCTTTCTGCCCACCCTGCGCCTGAAGCGTCCTCGGCGGCACCGCACGGTGGGCAGGGTGCATGTGCTGGCGGTGCTGCTGGGCGGCGTGGCCGGGCTCCACATGGCGATGTTCGCATACATGGGCGGGATGACGGGTCTGGGATTTGCCCTGCTGGCCTGCCTGTGGCTGTACAGGGGGGCGCGGGCCTTCCTCTCGATTCGGCGTGGACACGTTCAGGCGCACCGCCGCTGGATGATCCGCAACCACGCCCTGACCCTGAGGGCCGTGCGTTTGCGGGTGCAACTGCTGGCGCTCCGTCCAGGGTTGGATTTTGAGTCCAGCTACGTCGTGGTGGCCTGGTCGAGCTGGCTGGTCCGGGACCGTTTCTACACCGATCCGTCGGAGGCCCGTCGTGGACATGACCCTCTGCCTTCGTCGTTCTCCATTCGCAGTCTCATGTCACCCCTGCTCGGCGACGGTTCAAGTCCGCTTTGA
- a CDS encoding sugar efflux transporter, with amino-acid sequence MSVADPAAPPESIAATLPHLLRLPQLLPLTGAVLMLGLALSFAAPFMSLFAVRELGMTPLQLGLYLTVNALSAVIVSTRLGRWTDRRAHSGAPGSGRRWVVLLTLGAGVLAYLVLSRVESVLGAMAAGALLLSFSSAAFPQLFSYARSMFAAAPGELPERATTLLRSVFSFAWVIGPGVGAAVLGRWSYPGVFVVAAACFALAALTLLRVRGEQAPEGGPDPAPAQAPAEDRAGAAPVSLRLVVTAFVLYGMAMTMGMSMFPLFITEVLRGSEGQVGFLVGLCALLEIPVMLWFVLSRRLPRVEWLIKSGLALFVLHFALIYLAQGQGLLIVTQAVRAVVLAILAGLGMTYFQHLLPGRFGVATTLYSNTTVIGGMLAGIAAGSWAQLFGYRSVFLLCALLSLLSWGLMAWATRRSLRRPIAPLAALGDGAGRG; translated from the coding sequence ATGTCTGTCGCCGACCCTGCCGCCCCGCCTGAATCCATCGCCGCGACGCTGCCGCATCTCCTGCGGTTGCCGCAGCTTCTGCCGCTGACCGGCGCCGTGCTGATGCTGGGGCTGGCGCTCTCCTTCGCTGCGCCTTTCATGTCGCTCTTTGCCGTGCGCGAACTCGGCATGACGCCCCTGCAACTCGGGCTCTACCTCACGGTCAATGCGCTGAGCGCGGTGATCGTGAGCACCCGCCTGGGCCGCTGGACCGACCGCCGGGCGCACTCGGGAGCGCCGGGCTCGGGCCGCCGCTGGGTGGTGCTGCTCACCCTGGGCGCCGGGGTCCTCGCCTACCTGGTGCTCAGCCGGGTGGAGTCGGTGCTCGGGGCAATGGCGGCGGGGGCGCTGCTGCTGTCCTTCAGCTCGGCGGCCTTCCCGCAGCTGTTCTCGTATGCCCGCTCGATGTTCGCCGCCGCGCCGGGTGAGCTGCCGGAGCGGGCGACCACACTGCTGCGCTCGGTGTTCTCGTTTGCCTGGGTGATCGGGCCGGGTGTGGGGGCGGCGGTGCTGGGCCGCTGGTCGTACCCCGGCGTCTTCGTGGTGGCGGCCGCCTGCTTCGCGCTCGCCGCCCTCACGCTGCTGCGGGTGCGCGGCGAGCAAGCGCCGGAGGGCGGGCCGGATCCAGCCCCGGCTCAGGCGCCCGCCGAGGACCGCGCGGGCGCCGCCCCGGTCAGCCTGCGCCTCGTGGTGACTGCGTTCGTGCTCTACGGCATGGCGATGACGATGGGGATGTCGATGTTTCCGCTTTTCATCACCGAAGTGCTGCGCGGCAGTGAGGGTCAGGTGGGCTTCCTCGTGGGCCTGTGTGCGCTGCTCGAGATCCCGGTGATGCTGTGGTTCGTGCTTTCGCGCCGGCTCCCGCGCGTGGAGTGGCTGATCAAGTCGGGGCTCGCGCTGTTCGTGCTGCATTTCGCGCTGATCTACCTCGCGCAGGGCCAGGGGCTGCTGATCGTGACGCAGGCGGTGCGCGCCGTCGTGCTGGCGATTCTTGCCGGACTGGGGATGACGTACTTTCAGCACCTGCTGCCGGGCCGCTTCGGGGTCGCCACCACGCTGTACTCCAACACGACCGTGATCGGCGGCATGCTCGCCGGCATCGCGGCGGGAAGCTGGGCACAACTGTTCGGCTACCGCTCGGTATTTCTGCTCTGCGCGCTGCTCAGCCTCCTGAGCTGGGGACTGATGGCGTGGGCCACCCGGCGCTCGCTGCGCCGCCCCATCGCTCCTCTGGCGGCGCTGGGGGACGGAGCCGGGCGTGGTTGA